A genomic segment from Bradyrhizobium diazoefficiens USDA 110 encodes:
- a CDS encoding FAD-binding dehydrogenase: protein MAEETDVIVVGAGLSGLVAATEIADAGKRVIVVDQEGEQSVGGQAFWSFGGLFLVNSPEQRRLGIKDSFDLAMQDWLGTAGFDRDEDHWPRKWAEAYVAFAAGEKRDWLHAMGHRILPVVGWAERGGYDAMGHGNSVPRFHVTWGTGPGIVEPFERRAREAMKSGRLIFKFRHRVDALSITNGTVDGVSGAVLAPDNVERGKSSSRNVVGEFALKAQAVIVASGGIGGNHELVRQNWPKRLGEPPKFMISGVPEHVDGRMIGITEQAGARLINRDRMWHYVEGIQNWSPIWPRHGIRILPGPSSMWFDATGTRLPAPLFPGSDTLGQLKYIMSTGHDYSWFILTQSIIKKEFALSGSEQNPDLTGKSWRMTLRRATNKGAPAPVEAFKSHGVDFIVRDKIDDLVTAMNKLAGSDLLRLEHIKMQIEARDREIANPYVKDAQVMNIHNARRYIGDKLIRTASPHRILDPAHGPLIAVKLNILTRKTLGGFETDLDSRVFGGEGSIIPGLYAVGEAAGFGGGGVHGYRSLEGTFLGGCLFSGRNAGRAAAKAVG, encoded by the coding sequence ATGGCTGAAGAGACAGACGTCATCGTTGTCGGCGCCGGACTATCGGGCCTCGTGGCCGCAACCGAGATCGCGGATGCGGGCAAGCGCGTGATTGTGGTCGACCAGGAAGGCGAGCAGTCGGTCGGTGGCCAGGCGTTCTGGTCGTTCGGCGGACTATTCCTGGTCAATTCGCCCGAGCAGCGCCGGCTCGGTATCAAGGATTCCTTCGATCTCGCGATGCAGGACTGGCTCGGAACCGCCGGCTTCGACCGCGACGAGGATCACTGGCCGCGCAAATGGGCCGAGGCCTATGTGGCCTTCGCGGCCGGCGAGAAGCGCGACTGGCTGCACGCGATGGGACATCGCATCCTCCCCGTGGTCGGCTGGGCCGAGCGCGGCGGCTATGACGCGATGGGCCACGGCAATTCGGTGCCGCGCTTCCACGTCACCTGGGGAACCGGGCCCGGCATCGTCGAGCCGTTCGAGCGCCGCGCGCGCGAGGCGATGAAGAGCGGCCGCTTGATCTTCAAATTCCGCCACCGCGTCGACGCGTTGTCCATCACCAATGGCACGGTGGATGGCGTCAGCGGCGCCGTTCTCGCGCCCGACAATGTCGAGCGCGGCAAGAGCTCCTCGCGCAATGTCGTCGGGGAGTTTGCGCTGAAGGCGCAGGCCGTGATCGTCGCCTCCGGCGGCATCGGCGGCAATCACGAGCTGGTGCGGCAGAACTGGCCCAAGCGGCTCGGCGAGCCGCCAAAATTCATGATCTCGGGCGTGCCCGAACACGTCGACGGCCGCATGATCGGCATCACGGAGCAGGCGGGTGCGCGGCTGATCAACCGCGATCGCATGTGGCACTATGTCGAGGGCATCCAGAACTGGTCACCAATCTGGCCGCGCCACGGCATCCGCATCCTGCCGGGGCCCTCGTCCATGTGGTTCGACGCCACCGGCACGCGTTTGCCGGCGCCGCTGTTCCCCGGCTCCGACACGCTCGGCCAGCTCAAATACATCATGTCGACGGGCCATGATTATTCCTGGTTCATCCTGACCCAGAGCATCATCAAGAAGGAGTTCGCGCTGTCGGGCTCGGAGCAGAACCCTGACCTCACCGGCAAGAGCTGGCGCATGACGCTGCGCCGCGCCACCAACAAGGGCGCGCCGGCGCCGGTGGAAGCATTCAAAAGCCATGGTGTCGACTTCATCGTGCGCGACAAGATCGACGATCTCGTTACGGCGATGAACAAGCTTGCCGGCAGCGACCTCCTCAGGCTCGAGCACATCAAGATGCAGATCGAGGCGCGCGACCGCGAGATCGCCAATCCCTACGTCAAGGACGCGCAGGTGATGAACATCCACAATGCGCGCCGCTATATCGGCGACAAGCTGATCCGCACCGCCTCCCCGCATCGCATCCTCGATCCCGCACACGGACCGCTGATCGCGGTCAAGCTCAACATTCTCACCCGCAAGACGCTCGGCGGCTTCGAGACCGATCTCGACTCGCGCGTGTTCGGCGGCGAGGGCAGTATCATTCCCGGCCTCTATGCGGTCGGCGAAGCCGCGGGCTTCGGCGGCGGCGGCGTGCACGGCTATCGCTCCCTCGAAGGCACTTTCCTCGGTGGCTGCCTGTTCTCGGGCCGCAATGCGGGCCGTGCGGCGGCGAAGGCGGTAGGCTAG
- a CDS encoding SCO family protein — MSSATRPLVIATAFAASLIVGLLIMFWAMGGVGKVAQPAAIGGPFQLTDQNGKAVTDKSLKGKPTLIFFGYTHCPDVCPTSLFEISEVLRAMGKDADKVNAIFISVDPERDTPATMKNYLSSFDPHLEGLSGDPAEIAKVITSYRVYAKKVPTKDGDYTMDHTALIYLMDRDGRFVSPFNLKRTPEEAAADLKRYL; from the coding sequence ATGAGCTCCGCCACCCGCCCGCTGGTGATCGCGACCGCCTTCGCCGCAAGCCTGATCGTCGGGCTGCTGATCATGTTCTGGGCCATGGGCGGGGTCGGCAAGGTGGCGCAACCGGCTGCGATCGGCGGCCCGTTCCAGCTCACCGACCAGAACGGCAAGGCCGTCACCGACAAGAGCCTGAAGGGCAAGCCGACCCTGATCTTCTTCGGCTACACCCATTGCCCCGACGTCTGCCCGACCTCGCTGTTCGAGATCTCGGAAGTGCTGCGCGCGATGGGCAAGGACGCCGACAAGGTCAACGCCATCTTCATCTCGGTCGACCCCGAGCGGGACACGCCGGCGACGATGAAGAACTATCTGTCGAGCTTCGATCCGCATCTCGAGGGCCTCAGCGGCGATCCCGCCGAGATCGCCAAGGTGATCACGTCCTACCGGGTCTACGCCAAGAAGGTCCCGACCAAGGACGGCGACTACACCATGGACCACACCGCGCTGATCTATCTGATGGACCGCGACGGCCGCTTCGTCTCGCCGTTCAACCTGAAGCGGACGCCGGAAGAGGCCGCGGCGGACCTAAAGCGTTATCTGTAG
- a CDS encoding transporter substrate-binding domain-containing protein encodes MAPSQQAKSSKSARGLLTGLAVGACLFAGLPGAQAQAPAKQPPAAPQVTPQVAPQAAPQAVPGFWDPRRRPERPDLSRLTVIRFLTETDYPPFNYTGADGNPAGFNVDLARALCEEIKVTCTVQMRRFETLVDALTSNRGDAIIASMAVSPQLRARVDFSDPYYRVPARFASRKDAVMPEIRPEYLEGKKVGVIGGSAHEAYLKAMFTDAELHPYPNDDAMRAALRKGEVDFIFGDAISLAFWINGTDSGDCCAFSGGPFVESRFFGEGIGIAVRKGNDVLRQALNWALFRVWEKGRYTDLWLRYFSVSPF; translated from the coding sequence ATGGCTCCATCGCAACAGGCGAAATCGTCCAAATCTGCCCGTGGCTTGCTGACAGGGCTGGCCGTCGGCGCCTGCCTGTTCGCCGGCTTGCCCGGCGCGCAGGCGCAGGCCCCGGCCAAGCAGCCTCCGGCGGCGCCCCAGGTCACCCCGCAGGTCGCGCCCCAGGCGGCCCCGCAGGCCGTGCCCGGCTTCTGGGACCCGCGGCGGCGGCCGGAGCGGCCGGACCTGTCGCGCCTGACCGTGATCCGCTTTTTGACCGAGACCGACTATCCGCCGTTCAACTACACCGGCGCCGACGGCAATCCGGCCGGCTTCAACGTCGATCTCGCCCGCGCGCTCTGCGAGGAGATCAAGGTCACCTGCACGGTGCAGATGCGCCGCTTCGAGACCCTGGTCGACGCGCTCACCTCGAACCGGGGCGATGCTATCATCGCCTCGATGGCGGTGAGCCCGCAGCTCCGGGCCCGCGTCGACTTCTCCGATCCCTATTACCGCGTGCCGGCGCGCTTTGCCTCGCGCAAGGATGCGGTGATGCCGGAAATCCGCCCGGAATATCTCGAGGGCAAGAAGGTGGGCGTGATCGGCGGCTCCGCGCATGAAGCCTATCTCAAGGCGATGTTCACCGACGCCGAGCTGCACCCCTATCCCAACGACGACGCGATGCGCGCCGCGCTTCGCAAGGGCGAGGTCGACTTCATTTTCGGCGACGCCATCTCGCTCGCCTTCTGGATCAACGGCACGGATTCGGGCGATTGCTGCGCCTTCTCCGGCGGTCCCTTCGTTGAGAGCCGCTTCTTCGGTGAAGGCATCGGCATCGCCGTGCGCAAGGGCAACGACGTGCTGCGCCAGGCCCTGAACTGGGCCCTGTTCCGCGTCTGGGAAAAAGGCCGCTACACCGACCTGTGGCTGCGGTATTTTTCAGTGAGCCCGTTCTAA
- a CDS encoding lysine--tRNA ligase → MSVIDLAANPSDLRALAEQSNAWPFEQAKAIVARLKKSPKDEVLFETGYGPSGLPHIGTFGEVARTSMVRHAFRVLTEDKIKTRLLAFSDDMDGFRKVPDNVPNKEMLAAHLGKPLTRVPDPFSNEYPSFGHHNNARLRAFLDHFGFDYEFASSTDYYTSGRFDATLLKMLAAYDKVMAIILPTLGPDRRATYSPFLPISKTTGIVLQVPMIRRDVAAGTVTYVDPDTNQEVETPVTGGNVKCQWKADWAMRWVALGVDYEMAGKDLIDSVKLSGAIARALGATPPEGFNYELFLDEQGQKISKSKGNGLTIDEWLRYASPESLSLFMYREPKAAKRLYFDVIPRNVDDYQQFIDGFAKQDGKQQLGNPVWHIHNGHPPKGDMPVTFQLLLTLVSSSNAENAETLWGFIGRYRPGVSPKTHPKLDAMVGYAINYYRDFVAPTKQFRVPTETERAALQDLRDALSQLPQESSAEDIQNVVYEIGRREPFLDQVKKGKDGRPGVTLDWFNMLYQVLLGQEKGPRFGSFVAVYGVQNAVNMIDGALARSA, encoded by the coding sequence ATGTCCGTTATCGATCTTGCCGCGAATCCGAGCGACCTGCGTGCGCTCGCCGAACAATCCAACGCCTGGCCGTTCGAGCAGGCGAAGGCCATTGTCGCGCGGCTGAAGAAAAGCCCGAAGGACGAGGTGCTGTTCGAGACCGGCTACGGCCCCTCGGGCCTGCCGCATATCGGCACGTTCGGCGAGGTCGCGCGCACCTCGATGGTGCGCCATGCCTTTCGCGTGCTGACCGAGGACAAGATCAAGACGCGCCTGCTCGCCTTCTCCGACGACATGGACGGGTTTCGGAAAGTGCCCGACAACGTCCCCAACAAGGAAATGCTGGCTGCGCATCTCGGCAAGCCGCTGACGCGCGTGCCGGATCCGTTCTCCAACGAGTACCCGTCATTCGGGCACCACAACAACGCCCGCCTGCGCGCCTTCCTCGATCATTTCGGCTTCGACTACGAGTTCGCGAGCTCGACCGACTATTATACGTCCGGCCGTTTCGACGCGACGCTGCTGAAGATGCTCGCCGCCTACGACAAGGTCATGGCGATCATCCTGCCGACGCTGGGGCCGGACCGCCGCGCGACTTATTCGCCGTTCCTGCCCATCAGCAAGACCACCGGAATCGTGCTCCAGGTGCCGATGATCCGCCGCGATGTCGCGGCCGGCACGGTGACCTATGTCGATCCGGATACCAACCAGGAAGTCGAGACGCCCGTCACCGGCGGCAACGTCAAGTGCCAGTGGAAGGCCGACTGGGCGATGCGCTGGGTTGCGCTCGGCGTCGACTACGAGATGGCCGGCAAGGACCTGATCGATTCCGTGAAGCTCTCGGGCGCGATCGCCAGGGCGCTCGGCGCCACGCCGCCCGAAGGCTTCAACTACGAGCTCTTCCTCGACGAGCAAGGCCAGAAGATCTCGAAGTCGAAGGGCAACGGCCTCACCATCGACGAATGGTTGCGCTACGCCTCGCCGGAATCGCTGTCGCTGTTCATGTATCGCGAGCCGAAGGCGGCCAAGCGGCTGTACTTCGACGTCATCCCGCGCAACGTGGACGACTATCAGCAGTTCATCGACGGCTTCGCGAAGCAGGATGGCAAGCAGCAGCTCGGCAATCCGGTCTGGCACATTCACAACGGCCATCCGCCGAAGGGCGACATGCCCGTCACCTTCCAGCTCCTCTTGACGCTGGTGTCGTCGTCGAATGCGGAGAATGCCGAGACGCTGTGGGGCTTCATCGGCCGCTATCGCCCCGGCGTGAGCCCCAAGACGCATCCCAAGCTCGATGCGATGGTCGGCTACGCCATCAACTATTACCGCGATTTCGTGGCGCCGACGAAGCAGTTCCGCGTGCCGACCGAGACCGAGCGCGCCGCGCTGCAGGATCTGCGCGATGCGCTGTCGCAGCTTCCGCAGGAATCCTCGGCCGAGGACATCCAGAACGTCGTCTACGAGATCGGTCGCCGCGAGCCGTTCCTCGACCAGGTCAAGAAGGGCAAGGACGGCCGTCCGGGCGTGACGCTCGACTGGTTCAACATGCTCTACCAGGTGCTGCTCGGCCAGGAGAAGGGTCCGCGCTTCGGCTCCTTCGTTGCGGTGTACGGTGTGCAGAACGCGGTCAACATGATCGACGGCGCGCTGGCGCGGAGCGCGTGA
- a CDS encoding cupin domain-containing protein: protein MTTPAKPRLPAFDPEDVSESNFTSYPQLHRAANQMRYNRRLGEHAGLKNFGVNLTRIIPGGQSSLRHAHSRQDEFVFVIEGEVVLETDSGAQVLTTGMCAGFPAGSGDAHRFVNRTTRDVRLLVIGDRTPDDVISYPDVDMHAVLGPDGVYKFTTKAGEPL, encoded by the coding sequence ATGACCACACCAGCGAAACCGAGACTCCCCGCATTCGATCCGGAGGACGTCAGCGAGAGCAATTTCACCAGCTATCCGCAGTTGCACCGGGCCGCCAACCAGATGCGCTACAACCGCCGGCTCGGCGAGCATGCGGGGCTGAAGAATTTCGGCGTCAACCTGACCCGGATCATTCCGGGCGGGCAATCCTCGTTGCGGCACGCGCATTCGCGCCAGGACGAGTTCGTCTTCGTGATCGAGGGCGAAGTGGTGCTCGAGACCGATTCCGGCGCGCAGGTGCTGACGACGGGAATGTGCGCCGGCTTCCCCGCCGGCAGCGGCGATGCGCACCGCTTCGTCAATCGCACCACACGCGACGTCAGGCTGCTCGTGATCGGCGATCGCACGCCGGACGACGTGATCAGCTATCCCGACGTCGACATGCACGCCGTGCTCGGGCCGGATGGCGTCTACAAATTCACGACCAAGGCGGGCGAGCCGCTTTAG
- a CDS encoding AraC family transcriptional regulator: MARRHTGNHTSYWHSRRIPGMSLLRADFRHHDYGSHTHDAYVIAVTESGGAEIRNRNVVRKVGAATLFVSNPDERQSARMGDSGRWRYRAFYLAQPAIGDLARRFGTNTLPHLQESMLDDGDLIGRFDRLHRVLETEQDDLLADELVADAFGRLFERYGDGRRSKIPAGRDAVVSRLIALMRERHAENLSLDQLAGLAGLTSFQLIGLFKRTVGLTPHAYLVHIRLNAACHFLRRGHLLADSALAAGFCDQAALNKHFRRCYGITPLQFAQAARAG, translated from the coding sequence ATGGCGCGCCGGCACACTGGCAACCACACGAGCTATTGGCACAGCCGGCGGATTCCCGGCATGAGCCTGCTGCGCGCCGATTTCCGTCACCACGACTACGGTTCGCACACCCATGATGCCTATGTGATCGCGGTAACGGAGTCCGGCGGCGCCGAAATCCGCAACCGCAATGTCGTGCGAAAGGTCGGCGCCGCCACGCTGTTCGTCTCCAATCCGGACGAGCGGCAGTCGGCCCGGATGGGCGATAGCGGACGATGGCGCTATCGCGCCTTCTATCTCGCCCAGCCTGCAATCGGCGACCTCGCGCGGCGCTTCGGCACGAACACCCTGCCCCACCTCCAGGAGAGCATGCTCGACGACGGCGATCTGATCGGGCGCTTCGACCGGTTGCACCGGGTGCTGGAAACCGAACAGGACGACCTCTTGGCCGATGAGCTGGTCGCCGATGCCTTCGGCCGTCTGTTCGAGCGCTATGGTGACGGACGCCGCAGCAAGATCCCTGCCGGCCGCGACGCCGTCGTGTCGCGGTTGATCGCCCTGATGCGGGAGCGCCATGCCGAAAATCTGAGCCTGGACCAGCTTGCCGGCCTCGCAGGCCTCACCAGTTTCCAGCTGATCGGGCTGTTCAAGCGCACGGTTGGCCTCACCCCGCACGCCTATCTCGTCCACATCAGGCTCAACGCGGCCTGCCATTTCTTGAGGCGTGGCCATTTGCTGGCCGACAGCGCGCTGGCGGCGGGATTCTGCGACCAGGCCGCGCTCAACAAGCATTTCAGGCGCTGCTACGGCATCACGCCCTTGCAGTTTGCGCAGGCCGCGCGAGCGGGCTGA
- a CDS encoding antibiotic biosynthesis monooxygenase family protein, whose translation MIARIWRAAATRDKAALYQHHFATRVVPHLEAIDGFSGASLLRREVEGGTEMLALTLWQGLDSIRAFTGPDPDKAVVDPEAQAMLTAFDATAANYEVVVDIRQNVRGAVAAPQVERST comes from the coding sequence ATGATCGCTCGCATCTGGCGTGCGGCGGCCACGCGCGACAAGGCCGCCCTCTATCAGCATCACTTTGCAACCCGGGTGGTGCCGCACCTTGAGGCCATCGACGGCTTTTCCGGCGCCTCGCTGTTGCGCCGCGAGGTGGAGGGGGGCACCGAAATGCTGGCGCTGACGCTGTGGCAGGGCCTCGACAGCATCCGCGCCTTCACGGGGCCCGATCCCGACAAGGCCGTCGTCGATCCTGAGGCGCAGGCCATGCTGACGGCCTTCGATGCAACGGCCGCCAACTACGAGGTCGTCGTGGACATCAGACAGAACGTCCGAGGCGCCGTGGCTGCGCCTCAGGTCGAGCGTAGCACGTAA
- a CDS encoding carbonic anhydrase: MNRRHALKALAGLALCPVCKPAFAAEGVHWSYEGAGAPAKWGDLDAANKACAVGLQQSPIDIEATIKSQLPTLKLNWGKSADTIVNNGHTIQLNFAEGSTLTLGDVKYKLLQVHFHRPSEHMIGGKNFPMEAHFVHRNDAGGLAVVGVLMAEGKPNPAFGKIVKTMPAADGPAVKADASIDPLAMLPTRLSYFRYPGSLTTPPCSEVVEWLLLTTPIQVSAADVAAFAKLYPMNARPVQKDNRRYVLRST, encoded by the coding sequence ATGAATCGCCGTCACGCATTGAAGGCCCTCGCGGGTCTTGCGCTTTGTCCGGTCTGCAAGCCGGCCTTCGCCGCCGAAGGCGTGCATTGGAGCTATGAAGGCGCCGGAGCTCCTGCCAAATGGGGCGATCTCGACGCGGCCAACAAGGCCTGCGCGGTCGGCCTGCAACAATCGCCGATCGACATCGAGGCGACGATCAAGTCGCAATTGCCGACGTTGAAGCTGAATTGGGGCAAGAGCGCCGACACCATCGTCAACAACGGGCACACGATCCAGCTCAACTTCGCCGAAGGCAGCACGCTCACGCTCGGCGACGTCAAATACAAGCTGCTCCAGGTGCACTTCCACCGGCCGAGCGAGCACATGATCGGCGGCAAGAATTTTCCGATGGAGGCGCATTTCGTCCATCGCAACGATGCCGGCGGGCTCGCCGTGGTCGGCGTGCTGATGGCCGAGGGCAAGCCGAACCCGGCCTTCGGCAAGATCGTCAAGACCATGCCCGCGGCGGACGGCCCGGCGGTGAAAGCCGACGCGAGCATCGATCCCCTCGCGATGCTGCCAACGAGGCTCAGCTACTTCCGCTATCCCGGCTCGCTGACGACGCCGCCCTGCTCGGAAGTGGTCGAATGGCTGCTGCTGACCACCCCGATCCAGGTCTCGGCCGCCGACGTCGCCGCCTTCGCAAAGCTCTATCCGATGAACGCGCGGCCGGTGCAGAAGGACAACCGGCGTTACGTGCTACGCTCGACCTGA
- a CDS encoding S24 family peptidase, whose translation MVRQAKAQRILTHDQIWVALDRLAARAGLSPSGLAKRAGLDPTTFNRSKRVTSDGRERWPSTESIAKALAAAGASIDVFAGLISDETGNSRSVPLLGLAQAGASGAFDESGLPSGKGWTELALPTAEDSQTFALEIAGDALAPTYRNGDVILVSPGTPIRKGDRVVVTTKAGEVTVATLKRRTAKALDLLPLDASQAERTIAAGELAWVARIVWASQ comes from the coding sequence ATGGTCAGACAGGCCAAAGCGCAGAGGATACTGACTCACGACCAGATCTGGGTCGCGCTGGATCGGCTGGCGGCGCGCGCCGGGCTGTCTCCGTCCGGCCTCGCCAAGCGGGCAGGGCTCGACCCCACCACTTTCAACCGGTCCAAGCGCGTCACCTCGGACGGCCGCGAGCGCTGGCCCTCGACCGAATCGATCGCAAAAGCGCTGGCAGCGGCCGGCGCCTCAATCGATGTCTTTGCCGGGTTGATCAGCGACGAGACCGGCAACAGCCGCTCGGTGCCGCTGCTCGGGCTCGCACAGGCGGGCGCGAGCGGCGCTTTCGACGAGTCCGGCCTTCCGTCCGGCAAGGGCTGGACCGAGCTCGCGCTTCCCACCGCCGAGGACAGCCAGACGTTTGCGCTGGAGATTGCCGGCGATGCGCTTGCCCCGACCTATCGCAACGGCGACGTCATCCTGGTCTCACCCGGCACGCCGATCCGCAAGGGGGATCGTGTCGTGGTGACGACCAAGGCGGGCGAGGTGACGGTCGCAACGTTGAAGCGCCGCACGGCCAAGGCGCTGGACTTGCTGCCGCTCGATGCCTCGCAGGCCGAGCGCACGATCGCGGCGGGTGAGCTCGCGTGGGTCGCAAGGATCGTGTGGGCGAGCCAATAA